GCGAACCCGGCCACGCCGGTCGAGACGGTCCGCCTCTGGCAGGAGCGCTCGCAGCGCCACTCGGGCGGGGTGTCCGTGGTGTCGGTGCCGGTGGCGGACGCGGCGGAGGAGGCCGACCACGCCTTCGACGAGGTCCTGACCGAGGACCGCGAGGACCTCGATGCCGAGGCGCGGCAGCACATGCTCGGGGGCGACGAGGCGCTCAGCGCGCGGCAGCTCTCGATCTACGCGCTGCTCAAGAAGATGACCATCGGGCAGAAGGTGGCGCTCGCGGTGAAGGGCAACCGCGAGGTGCGGAACATCCTCATCCGCGAGAACAACAAGATGCTCTGCCTCAAGGTGCTCGAGAACCCGCGCGTTGGCGACTCGGACATCGAGGCCTGGGCCAAGAGCACGAACGTCCCCGAGGACGTGCTGCGCGGCATCGCGAACAACAAGGAGTGGGTCCGCAAGTACCCGATCGTCCGGGCGCTGGCGAACAACCCGAAGGCGCCGGTCGGCGTGACGCTCGACTTCCTCAAGTGGCTGACCCTCAAGGACCTGGAGCAGGTGACGAAGAACCGCAACGTGCCGGAGGCGCTGCGCTCGGCCGCGCGCCGGCTTTTCACGCTCAAGCGGGACAAGAAGTGACGGCCGCGGTGGCCGCCCCCCCGGAACCACATCAAGGAGACCACGGGACATGAAGCTCAAGATCGGGCTCCCCAAGGGCAGCCTGCAGGAGTCGACGTTCAAGCTCTTCCGCCGGGCGGGGTTCTCCGTCACCCTCGGCTCGAGCCGCTCCCTCTACCCGAAGTTCGACGACCCCGAGATCGAGGCGCTGCTGCTGCGCGCGCAGGAGATGGGGCCCTACGTGGCCAAGGGCGTCCTCGACGTCGGCCTCACGGGCCTCGACTGGATCCGCGAGACCGGCTCGAAGGTGCACGAGGTCGCGGAGCTCAACTACGCCAAGGGCGGGCTCGGGGCGGTGCGCTGGGTGCTCGCGGTCCCGGAGGACTCGAAGGTCCGCCGGGCCGAGGACCTCGCGGGCAAGCGGGTGGCGACCGAGCTGGTGAACGTCTCGCGGCAGTTCTTCCGCAAGAAGGGCGTGAAGGTCGACCTGGAGTTCTCCTGGGGCTCGACCGAGGCCAAGCCGCCGGTTCTCGCCGACGCGATCGTCGAGCTGACCGAGACCGGCAGCTCGCTGCGCGCGAACAACCTGCGGATCGTCGAGGACGTGCTCATCTCGCGGACGAAGCTCATCGCCAACCCCGAGGCCTGGAAGAACGCCTGGAAGCGCGAGAAGATCGAGACGGTCAACCTGCTGCTGCAGGCGGCGCTGGCGGCCGAGGACAAGGTCGGGCTGAAGATGAACCTGCCGCGGGCGGCGCTGGCGAAGGTCACGAAGATCCTCCCGGCGATGCACACGCCGACCGTCTCGCAGCTGGCCGATGCGGGGTGGATCGCCATCGAGGTCATCATCGACGAGCGGGTCGTGCGGCACATCCTGCCGGGGCTCAAGAAGGCCGGCGCCAGCGGCATCGTCGAATACCCTTTGAACAAGTTGGTGGTGTAGACCGCGGCGTTGGAGAGGCCCTTTTCCGCCCTGGCCGCGTTGCCGCTCGCCTCGCTTGTGCGGCGGGCACCAGCCCGCCTCCGCGCGGGCTGCGCGGCTGCCTTGCCAGGACGCAAAATGGCGCTCTCCACCGCTGCGGTCAGCCGATCCACGAACCGGGGCAGGAAGAAGCCGTGACGGGCAAGACGACGAAGGGCGAGGAGATCCTCGAGGGCGAGAGCGATCTCGCCTGGCTCGCGGGCGGGGGCGGCAACGCCCTGCGCGCGGTCGAGGAGGCCAGCGGCGTGCACCTGGCCACCCGCGGCAACAAGGTCCTCCTCGAAGGGCCGGCGGCGCTGGTCGAGCGCGCCCGCGCCTTCCTGCGCGAGCTGGCGCGGTTGCGCGCGGGCGGCCTGGACCTGCAGCCCTCGGACGTGCGGCACGCCGGCCGCGCCTTCTTCCGCGAGGGCAGCGATCTGGCCGCGATCTTCCAGGAGGTCGTCCTCGTCGCGCCGAACAAGCGGCCGATCACGCCCAAGAGCGCGACCCAGCAGCGCTACGTGCGCGCCATCCGCGAGAACGACCTCGTGCTCGGGATCGGGCCCGCCGGCACCGGCAAGACCTTCCTCGCCATGGCCATGGGCGTCGCGCTGCTGGCGCAGAAGCGGGTCTCGCGCATCATCCTCACGCGGCCGGCGGTCGAGGCGGGCGAGCGTCTCGGCTTCCTCCCCGGGGACCTCTACGACAAGATCCACCCCTACCTGCGGCCGCTCTACGACGCGCTCTACCACATGGTCGACCCGGACCGCGTCGCCAGGCTCGTCGAGCGGGGCACGATCGAGGTCGCCCCGCTGGCGTACATGCGCGGGCGGACCCTCAACGACTCGTTCATCATCCTCGACGAGGCGCAGAACTCGACCACCGAGCAGATGAAGATGTTCCTCACGCGCCTCGGCTTCGACGCCAAGGCGGTGATCACCGGCGACGTCACGCAGATCGACCTGCCGTCGGGGCGCGCCTCGGGGCTGATCGAGGCGGCGCAGGTGCTCCACGACGTCCCGGGGGTCGGGATCGTGCGCTTCTCCGAGCGCGACGTGGTGCGCCACGAACTGGTGCAGAAGATCATCCTCGCCTACGAGCGGCACGCGCGGCGCGAGCCCGGCGCGGCGGGGACGGGGGAGGGCGGCTGATGGCGCGCGCGCGGGGGGCACCACCGGAGGTCACCGTCGTCAACCGCCAGCGCACGGCGCGGCTGAGCCGCGTGCGGATCGCGGCGGTGGCGGAGTTCGTGCTCGGGCGCGAGCGCTGCACTCCCGGCGCGCAGGTCGCGGTGATCCTCGTCGGCGACGCCGCCATCCGCGCGCTCAACCGCCGCTGGCGCGGGAAGGACGCGGCCACCGACGTGCTCTCGTTCCCGCAGCGCGAGGGCGCGGGCGGGCTGCACCCGGAGGTGCTCGGCGACGTCGTGGTCAGCGTGCCCACCGCGCTGCGGCAGGCGCGCGAGGCGCAGTGCTGCTTCGCGGCCGAGATCGACCGGCTCGTGACGCACGGGCTGCTGCACCTGCTCGGCTACGAGCACGAGGGGGACGCCGCGGCGG
Above is a window of bacterium DNA encoding:
- the hisG gene encoding ATP phosphoribosyltransferase codes for the protein MKLKIGLPKGSLQESTFKLFRRAGFSVTLGSSRSLYPKFDDPEIEALLLRAQEMGPYVAKGVLDVGLTGLDWIRETGSKVHEVAELNYAKGGLGAVRWVLAVPEDSKVRRAEDLAGKRVATELVNVSRQFFRKKGVKVDLEFSWGSTEAKPPVLADAIVELTETGSSLRANNLRIVEDVLISRTKLIANPEAWKNAWKREKIETVNLLLQAALAAEDKVGLKMNLPRAALAKVTKILPAMHTPTVSQLADAGWIAIEVIIDERVVRHILPGLKKAGASGIVEYPLNKLVV
- a CDS encoding PhoH family protein, with the translated sequence MTGKTTKGEEILEGESDLAWLAGGGGNALRAVEEASGVHLATRGNKVLLEGPAALVERARAFLRELARLRAGGLDLQPSDVRHAGRAFFREGSDLAAIFQEVVLVAPNKRPITPKSATQQRYVRAIRENDLVLGIGPAGTGKTFLAMAMGVALLAQKRVSRIILTRPAVEAGERLGFLPGDLYDKIHPYLRPLYDALYHMVDPDRVARLVERGTIEVAPLAYMRGRTLNDSFIILDEAQNSTTEQMKMFLTRLGFDAKAVITGDVTQIDLPSGRASGLIEAAQVLHDVPGVGIVRFSERDVVRHELVQKIILAYERHARREPGAAGTGEGG
- the ybeY gene encoding rRNA maturation RNase YbeY, which translates into the protein MARARGAPPEVTVVNRQRTARLSRVRIAAVAEFVLGRERCTPGAQVAVILVGDAAIRALNRRWRGKDAATDVLSFPQREGAGGLHPEVLGDVVVSVPTALRQAREAQCCFAAEIDRLVTHGLLHLLGYEHEGDAAAARRMRRRETALRRAWRR